A section of the Sceloporus undulatus isolate JIND9_A2432 ecotype Alabama chromosome 3, SceUnd_v1.1, whole genome shotgun sequence genome encodes:
- the LOC121925204 gene encoding complement C1q and tumor necrosis factor-related protein 9-like, producing the protein MKLWFLLLAIAISTEEIQRESSCAERYAGIPGNPGHNGLPGRDGRDGTKGEKGDPGEPGHPGKPGIDGLTGDKGEPGTDGRVEEKGNKGTKGERGWPGKFGPTGMPGPVGDKGQKGEQGLQGRKGLKGDTGPGGPKGIKGETGAQGEIGLKGPMGPMGHVGPKGEIGAPGPKGSKGIQGETGWKGDRGDKGNRGGVPILPRSAFSVGLSTKFPPLNIPIKFDKVMYNGLNHYNTVTGVFTCQIAGVYYFTYHITVLVKNVRVALVKNGYRMLHTSDKYQGAEDQASGGIVLELKEGDQIWLEPYGGEMSNGLYADPDDDTVFSGFLLFSTSEIPAPTTLFSI; encoded by the exons ATGAAACTCTGGTTTCTTCTGCTGGCCATTGCCATCAGCACAGAGGAAATACAAAGAGAGAGCAGTTGTGCTGAAAGGTACGCTGGAATCCCTGGCAACCCAGGACACAATGGCTTACCTGGACGGGATGGAAGAGAtggaacaaagggggaaaaaggagatCCAG GTGAGCCAGGACACCCAGGAAAACCAGGTATAGATGGTCTAACTGGAGATAAAGGAGAACCAG GCACTGATGGCAGAGTTGAAGAGAAAGGGAACAAAGGAACCAaaggggagagaggctggccgGGGAAATTTGGACCAACAGGAATGCCAGGACCTGTTGGAGACAAAGGTCAAAAGGGGGAGCAGGGACTCCAGGGGCGAAAAGGTTTAAAAGGTGACACTGGCCCTGGGGGGCCCAAAGGAATCAAAGGTGAAACTGGAGCCCAAGGTGAAATTGGTCTAAAGGGTCCCATGGGGCCAATGGGCCATGTTGGTCCAAAAGGAGAGATTGGAGCCCCAGGACCAAAGGGTAGTAAAGGAATTCAGGGTGAAACAGGATGGAAAGGAGACAGGGGAGATAAGGGAAATCGAGGTGGTGTCCCCATCCTCCCCAGAAGTGCCTTCAGTGTAGGTCTCAGCACTAAGTTTCCCCCTTTAAATATTCCCATCAAATTTGACAAAGTGATGTATAATGGTTTAAACCATTATAACACAGTCACTGGAGTATTCACCTGTCAGATCGCTGGTGTCTATTATTTCACCTATCACATCACTGTTCTTGTAAAAAATGTTCGAGTAGCTCTGGTTAAAAATGGATACAGGATGCTCCACACTTCGGATAAGTACCAAGGAGCTGAAGATCAGGCCTCGGGAGGAATCGTCTTGGAACTGAAGGAAGGTGATCAGATATGGTTGGAGCCCTACGGTGGGGAGATGTCTAATGGGTTATACGCAGACCCAGATGATGACACGGTCTTCTCTGGCTTCCTTCTGTTCAGCACCTCAGAGATACCAGCACCTACAACActtttcagcatttaa